One segment of Microbacterium arborescens DNA contains the following:
- a CDS encoding AMP-binding protein, whose amino-acid sequence MSSPDATAATAAFRAARDFLLDNAHSPEAAHAGFVWPDVGDHFNWAVDWFDAIATGNDRVALHVVDEDGTEVQVTYDEMRRRSNRVANWLTEQGIGHGDAVMLMLGNRVELWEAMLAILKIGAVILPTSVVLGTDDLLERVERADIRAVLADPVDAAKFDGIAGRFERIVVGGERPGWQSFADTATAADTAPGVVVASDDPAIVYFTSGTTSRPKMVVHTHVSYPVGHLSTTYWIGVRPGDVHMTISAPGWGKHAWSLFFAPWIAEATIFVYNYARFDAARLVEQLDRNGVNTFCAPPTVWRMLIQADLEKRPHALRELLSAGEPLNPEVIDTIERWWGLQIRDGYGQTELTAVIGNTPGVAVKPGAMGRPLPGNDIVLIDPLTGRIGDEGEICLPTAPTRPLNLMPGYLGEPERTAKVDHDGYYHTSDVAVRDADGQLTFVGRTDDVFKASDFKVSPFEVESILLTHPAVAEAGVVGAPDAVRLNIVKAYVALAASWGASAETARAILAHAREHMPPYMRVRRVEFFELPKTISGKIRRVELREREVAAADAGERLTTEWRESDFPDLKG is encoded by the coding sequence ATGTCTTCTCCCGATGCGACGGCGGCGACAGCCGCGTTCCGCGCCGCCCGCGACTTCCTTCTCGACAACGCGCATTCGCCCGAGGCGGCCCACGCGGGGTTCGTCTGGCCTGACGTCGGCGACCACTTCAATTGGGCCGTCGACTGGTTCGACGCGATCGCGACCGGCAACGACCGCGTCGCGTTGCACGTCGTCGACGAGGACGGCACCGAGGTTCAGGTCACGTACGACGAGATGCGTCGGCGCTCGAACCGCGTCGCCAACTGGCTCACCGAGCAGGGCATCGGGCACGGGGATGCCGTCATGCTGATGCTCGGCAACCGCGTCGAGCTGTGGGAGGCGATGCTCGCGATCCTCAAGATCGGCGCCGTCATCCTGCCGACATCCGTCGTGCTGGGCACCGACGACCTCCTCGAACGAGTCGAGCGCGCCGACATCCGCGCCGTGCTCGCCGACCCGGTCGACGCCGCCAAGTTCGACGGGATCGCGGGTCGGTTCGAGCGCATCGTCGTGGGCGGCGAGCGCCCGGGCTGGCAGTCGTTCGCCGACACAGCGACCGCCGCTGACACCGCGCCCGGCGTCGTCGTCGCCTCGGACGACCCGGCGATCGTCTACTTCACCTCGGGAACGACGTCGCGACCCAAGATGGTCGTCCATACGCACGTGAGCTACCCGGTGGGGCATCTCTCGACGACCTACTGGATCGGCGTGCGCCCCGGCGACGTCCACATGACGATCAGCGCCCCGGGGTGGGGCAAGCACGCGTGGAGCCTGTTCTTCGCCCCGTGGATCGCCGAGGCGACGATCTTCGTGTACAACTACGCACGCTTCGACGCCGCACGCCTCGTGGAGCAGCTCGATCGCAACGGCGTCAACACCTTCTGCGCACCGCCCACGGTCTGGCGCATGCTGATCCAGGCCGATCTCGAGAAGCGTCCGCACGCGCTGCGCGAGCTTCTGTCGGCCGGCGAGCCCCTGAACCCCGAAGTGATCGACACGATCGAGCGCTGGTGGGGTCTGCAGATCCGCGACGGCTACGGCCAGACCGAGCTGACGGCGGTCATCGGCAACACCCCGGGTGTCGCGGTGAAGCCGGGTGCGATGGGTCGCCCGCTTCCGGGCAACGACATCGTGCTCATCGACCCCCTCACGGGTCGGATCGGAGACGAGGGCGAGATCTGTCTCCCCACCGCTCCGACGCGTCCGCTCAACCTCATGCCCGGCTACCTCGGCGAGCCCGAGCGCACCGCCAAGGTCGATCACGACGGGTATTACCACACGAGCGACGTCGCCGTCCGCGACGCCGACGGACAGCTCACCTTCGTCGGACGCACCGACGACGTGTTCAAAGCCAGCGATTTCAAGGTGTCGCCGTTCGAGGTCGAGTCGATCCTCTTGACCCATCCCGCCGTCGCCGAGGCGGGGGTCGTCGGGGCGCCGGATGCCGTGCGGCTCAACATCGTGAAGGCCTACGTGGCGCTCGCGGCGTCGTGGGGAGCGTCCGCCGAGACCGCGCGGGCGATCCTCGCTCACGCGCGTGAGCACATGCCGCCGTACATGCGGGTGCGCCGTGTCGAGTTCTTCGAGCTGCCGAAGACGATCTCAG
- a CDS encoding Type 1 glutamine amidotransferase-like domain-containing protein, translating to MRLLLLSLQAGAMRPFLDDGARPGPIVYVDDAQAAFRDAPFIAAERDAVLACGREVVDATLRDTAPADAARLLSDAGAVYVAGGSTFALLEALRLSGNDDVLVDHVRRGLPYVGLSAGSIVAAPDVTPASLMDDPADGPALATHAGLGLIDVTVIPHADGALPPYPPELIRRTVDTYGSDFALLLLRDDQALLVDDGVSTVIASR from the coding sequence GTGCGACTGCTTCTTCTCTCCCTGCAGGCCGGCGCGATGCGCCCGTTCCTCGATGACGGCGCCCGACCGGGACCGATCGTCTACGTCGACGATGCTCAGGCTGCGTTCCGCGATGCGCCGTTCATCGCCGCCGAGCGCGACGCGGTGCTGGCCTGCGGCCGCGAGGTCGTCGACGCCACACTGCGCGACACCGCCCCGGCGGATGCGGCCCGCCTGCTGTCCGACGCCGGAGCCGTCTACGTCGCGGGCGGCAGCACGTTCGCTCTGCTCGAGGCCCTCCGTCTCTCCGGCAACGACGACGTCCTCGTCGACCATGTGCGCCGCGGCCTCCCCTATGTCGGGCTGAGCGCGGGATCCATCGTCGCGGCGCCCGACGTGACACCCGCCTCGCTCATGGACGATCCGGCCGATGGCCCCGCCCTCGCGACCCACGCGGGTCTCGGGTTGATCGACGTCACCGTCATCCCGCATGCCGACGGCGCCCTGCCGCCTTACCCGCCTGAGCTGATCCGCCGCACCGTCGACACCTACGGGTCGGACTTCGCCCTCCTGCTGCTGCGAGACGATCAGGCGCTGCTGGTCGACGACGGGGTCTCCACGGTGATCGCCTCGCGCTGA
- a CDS encoding DUF3054 domain-containing protein: MTRTSVLAFLLDVVLVVAFAATGRASHDSDVLAGLWTTSWPFLAALVVAWTVARAWRSPTGIVPTGVVVWVVTVIGGMLLRAVSGQGTALPFVIVATLTLLVLLVGWRLIARGIRALRSRRGGHSRSRDVAPRA, encoded by the coding sequence ATGACCCGCACGTCCGTTCTCGCCTTTCTGCTCGATGTCGTCCTCGTGGTGGCGTTCGCGGCGACCGGCCGGGCGAGCCATGATTCCGATGTGCTCGCGGGGCTGTGGACGACCTCGTGGCCGTTCCTCGCCGCACTGGTGGTGGCGTGGACGGTGGCACGGGCCTGGCGCTCGCCGACGGGGATCGTCCCCACGGGCGTCGTCGTGTGGGTGGTGACGGTCATCGGGGGCATGCTGCTTCGCGCGGTGTCGGGTCAGGGGACGGCGCTGCCGTTCGTGATCGTCGCGACGCTGACGCTGCTCGTCCTGCTGGTCGGATGGCGTCTCATCGCCCGCGGCATCCGGGCGCTGCGGTCGCGCCGTGGTGGGCATTCTCGCAGCCGGGATGTCGCTCCCCGCGCGTAA
- a CDS encoding DUF427 domain-containing protein — MRRPTPDPVGPGQESVWDYPRPPRLERVHARVTIDFAAITIVDTDDVVRVLETSHPPVYYLPAAAFVPGSLVPAVGSSYCEFKGAAEYFDVVRGTAVRERAAWGYPDPLPGYEELVGRVAVYAGGMDRCTVDGEAVVPQPGGFYGGWVTSNLAGPFKGVPGSMGW, encoded by the coding sequence ATGCGCCGCCCCACCCCCGACCCCGTCGGTCCCGGACAGGAGTCCGTCTGGGACTACCCTCGTCCGCCGCGTCTCGAACGCGTTCACGCGCGCGTGACGATCGACTTCGCCGCCATCACGATCGTTGACACCGACGACGTGGTGCGGGTGCTCGAGACGAGTCATCCGCCCGTGTACTACCTGCCGGCCGCGGCGTTCGTGCCCGGCTCGCTGGTTCCTGCGGTCGGCAGCTCGTACTGCGAGTTCAAAGGCGCGGCCGAGTACTTCGACGTCGTACGCGGCACGGCGGTGCGCGAGCGCGCAGCGTGGGGCTACCCCGACCCGTTGCCGGGATACGAAGAGCTCGTCGGCCGCGTCGCCGTCTATGCGGGCGGCATGGACCGGTGCACCGTCGACGGCGAGGCCGTCGTGCCTCAGCCCGGCGGCTTCTACGGCGGCTGGGTGACGTCGAACCTCGCGGGCCCGTTCAAGGGCGTCCCCGGTTCGATGGGATGGTGA
- a CDS encoding NADPH-dependent F420 reductase, with protein MTTVGIIGAGHIGSALAEGLVARGYDVVIANSRGPETLADLVARLGDRARAATAQEAAEAADWAVVTVPLKALEDIPAEPLAGKIVLDTNNYYWERDGRIAELEEKRTTTSEMAQRHFAESKVVKAFNHIPAADINTGGSPAGTPDRRALATASDHPEAVAHVTALYDDFGFDTVDIGSLADSWRVERDQPAYVVRQNADELHANLARAQR; from the coding sequence ATGACCACTGTGGGAATCATCGGAGCAGGACACATCGGAAGCGCTCTCGCGGAGGGGCTCGTCGCACGCGGCTACGACGTCGTGATCGCCAACTCACGCGGGCCCGAGACGCTCGCCGACCTCGTCGCGAGGCTCGGCGACCGCGCCCGGGCCGCGACAGCGCAAGAAGCGGCGGAGGCGGCCGACTGGGCCGTCGTCACTGTGCCGCTCAAGGCGCTCGAGGACATCCCCGCCGAACCGCTCGCCGGCAAGATCGTCCTCGACACGAACAACTACTACTGGGAGCGCGACGGCCGGATCGCCGAGCTGGAGGAGAAGCGCACCACGACATCCGAGATGGCTCAGCGCCACTTCGCCGAGTCGAAGGTCGTGAAGGCGTTCAACCACATCCCCGCCGCCGACATCAACACCGGCGGCTCCCCTGCCGGAACGCCCGACCGTCGCGCGCTCGCGACTGCGAGCGACCACCCCGAGGCCGTCGCGCACGTCACCGCGCTCTACGACGACTTCGGCTTCGACACCGTCGACATCGGTTCGCTGGCCGACAGCTGGCGCGTCGAGCGCGACCAGCCCGCCTACGTCGTGCGGCAGAACGCCGACGAGCTGCACGCCAACCTCGCCCGCGCCCAGCGCTGA
- a CDS encoding helix-turn-helix transcriptional regulator gives MENSVAERRHDRGWSQQRLADELGVSRQTVISIERGRFDPSLPLAFRLARAFGCTIEEIFSDEVE, from the coding sequence GTGGAGAACTCGGTGGCCGAGCGCCGACACGACCGCGGGTGGTCGCAGCAGCGCCTCGCCGATGAGCTCGGGGTGTCGCGTCAGACCGTCATCTCGATCGAACGGGGGCGCTTCGATCCGTCGCTACCGCTCGCGTTCCGGCTCGCGCGGGCGTTCGGATGCACGATCGAGGAGATCTTCTCCGACGAGGTCGAATGA
- a CDS encoding siderophore-interacting protein gives MALSSRTAPRTPRPSIELEVVGTERLSAHLVRVVLGGDGFAAFQNRPETDKYVKLKFATPAPESAPVTRTYTVRRVDAVAGTLSIDFVVHGDEGLAGPWAARAQVGDRIELMGPGGGYAPDAAADWHLFAGDLSAVPAIAAALEALPSDAVGHAFVEVESDDAILPIEAPAGVEIEWIVDPTHDPDALSAVVRQYDWPTGDVQVFAHGERESMKALRRVLFDERGLERGRVSLSGYWARGRNEDRFQAEKREPIGQIL, from the coding sequence GTGGCCCTCTCCTCTCGCACCGCACCCCGCACGCCCCGTCCGAGCATCGAGCTCGAGGTCGTCGGAACCGAACGGCTCTCGGCGCACCTGGTGCGCGTCGTTCTCGGCGGCGACGGCTTCGCCGCGTTCCAGAACCGGCCCGAAACCGACAAGTACGTCAAGCTGAAGTTCGCCACCCCCGCTCCCGAGTCGGCGCCCGTGACCCGCACCTACACGGTCCGTCGGGTGGATGCCGTCGCCGGCACGCTGTCGATCGACTTCGTGGTCCATGGCGACGAGGGCCTCGCCGGGCCGTGGGCGGCGCGGGCACAGGTGGGCGACCGGATCGAGCTGATGGGGCCGGGCGGCGGTTACGCACCGGATGCCGCGGCCGACTGGCATCTGTTCGCGGGCGATCTCTCGGCGGTTCCGGCGATCGCCGCGGCCCTCGAAGCGCTTCCGTCGGACGCGGTCGGACACGCGTTCGTCGAGGTGGAGTCCGACGACGCGATCCTGCCGATCGAGGCTCCGGCCGGCGTCGAGATCGAGTGGATCGTCGATCCGACCCACGACCCCGACGCTCTCTCCGCCGTCGTGCGGCAGTACGACTGGCCGACGGGCGACGTGCAGGTCTTCGCGCACGGCGAGCGCGAGTCGATGAAGGCCCTGCGTCGCGTGCTCTTCGACGAGCGAGGACTCGAGCGCGGCCGCGTCTCACTGTCGGGCTACTGGGCCCGCGGTCGCAACGAGGACCGATTCCAGGCGGAGAAGCGCGAGCCCATCGGCCAGATCCTCTGA
- a CDS encoding lactonase family protein yields MTDSSLVLVANAGDSSISVFRLDGDALERVFVAEGLTGTGTFAIDGERDLVYAGVKGAASDEPAAIVTLSLDRGTGELTPVSRFPLPDGSVSYIALTRGGTALLAASYGGDYGFVAPIADGTILEPTGRVQFAKLHSVLPSSDGRFAYFVSLGDDLVGQFALGDDLSLTPVGSGTAAAPAGSGPRHLVLNSAEDAVYVMTEYSGEVLHYARDREAGALELRSQANAVDPAAGLARGEIGGDPVANHAVWGADIHFGADERFLWISERSTSTLGAAPVAEDGTVHDVSAFIPTEPQPRGFVLSPSGDRLIAAGEKSRTVSLYAVDGAELTLLEQAETGAGANWVRFA; encoded by the coding sequence AACGCGGGTGACAGCAGCATCAGCGTCTTCCGGCTCGACGGCGACGCTCTCGAACGCGTCTTCGTCGCCGAGGGCCTCACCGGCACCGGCACCTTCGCGATCGACGGCGAGCGCGATCTCGTCTACGCCGGCGTCAAGGGTGCGGCCTCGGACGAGCCCGCGGCGATCGTCACGCTCTCGCTCGATCGCGGCACGGGTGAGCTCACCCCCGTCTCGCGGTTCCCGCTGCCGGACGGATCGGTCAGCTACATCGCGCTGACCCGCGGCGGCACGGCTCTGCTGGCGGCGTCGTACGGCGGCGACTACGGGTTCGTCGCTCCCATCGCCGATGGCACGATCCTCGAGCCCACCGGGCGCGTGCAGTTCGCCAAGCTCCACTCCGTGCTGCCTTCGTCCGACGGCCGGTTCGCGTATTTCGTCTCGCTCGGAGACGACCTCGTGGGGCAGTTCGCCCTCGGCGACGACCTGTCGCTGACTCCAGTCGGATCAGGCACGGCCGCGGCACCAGCCGGCAGCGGCCCCCGCCACCTCGTGCTCAACAGCGCCGAAGACGCCGTGTACGTCATGACCGAGTACTCGGGAGAGGTGCTGCACTACGCACGCGACCGTGAGGCGGGCGCTCTCGAGCTTCGTTCGCAGGCCAACGCCGTCGATCCCGCGGCCGGGCTCGCGCGCGGCGAGATCGGCGGCGACCCCGTCGCCAACCACGCTGTCTGGGGCGCTGACATCCATTTCGGTGCGGACGAGCGGTTCCTGTGGATCTCGGAGCGCTCGACCAGCACACTGGGCGCAGCTCCCGTCGCCGAAGACGGCACCGTGCACGACGTCTCGGCTTTCATCCCCACGGAGCCGCAGCCGCGTGGGTTCGTTCTCTCGCCGTCCGGAGACCGTCTGATCGCTGCGGGCGAGAAGTCACGCACGGTGTCGCTCTACGCCGTCGACGGCGCCGAGCTGACGCTGCTCGAGCAGGCCGAGACCGGCGCGGGCGCCAACTGGGTCCGCTTCGCCTGA